Proteins encoded in a region of the Cupriavidus pauculus genome:
- the rpsO gene encoding 30S ribosomal protein S15: MAVADINKSEVIKQFARGTNDTGSPEVQVALLTTRINELTPHFKANMKDHHSRRGLLRMVSRRRRLLDYLKASDADRYRALIEKLGLRK; the protein is encoded by the coding sequence ATGGCAGTTGCCGATATCAACAAGTCCGAAGTCATCAAGCAGTTCGCGCGCGGCACGAACGACACGGGTAGCCCCGAAGTTCAGGTGGCCCTGCTGACCACCCGCATCAACGAACTGACCCCGCACTTCAAGGCCAACATGAAGGATCACCACAGCCGCCGCGGTCTGCTGCGCATGGTGAGCCGTCGTCGCCGCCTGCTGGACTACCTCAAGGCCAGCGATGCGGACCGCTATCGCGCCCTGATCGAAAAGCTGGGTCTGCGCAAGTAA